The Muntiacus reevesi chromosome 7, mMunRee1.1, whole genome shotgun sequence genome includes a region encoding these proteins:
- the ZBTB25 gene encoding zinc finger and BTB domain-containing protein 25 isoform X1, with protein MDTASHSLVLLQQLNMQREFGFLCDCTVAIGDVYFKAHRAVLAAFSNYFKMIFIHQTSECIKIQPTDIQPDIFSYLLHIMYTGKGPKQIVDHSRLEEGIRFLHADYLSHIATEMNQVFSPETVQSSNLYGIQISTTQKTAVKPGLEVKEAPSNNSGNRAAVQGDHPQLQLSLAIGLDDGTADQQRAHPASQALEEHQKPPVSIKQERCDPESVISQSRPSPSSEVTGPTFTESGIKIHLCHYCGERFDSRSNLRQHLHTHVSGSLPFGVPASILESNDLGEVHPLNENSEALDCRGLSSFIVKENEQQPDLSNRGATEPLQISQVSLISKDTEPVELNCNFSFSRKRKISCTICGHKFLRKSQLLEHMYTHKAVSAKCCLPSVEVSSLYQVTFWMCDAKMHQWVQFLSTIICVNKKVVPSSSASQLPSLERKVVSSTFLEVSCFAPFSLPFLLSLQ; from the exons ATGGACACAGCTAGCCATAGCCTTGTCCTTCTGCAACAGCTGAACATGCAGcgagaatttggttttctgtgtgATTGCACCGTTGCTATTGGAGACGTCTACTTCAAAGCCCACAGAGCAGTGCTTGCTGCTTTTTCTAACTATTTCAAGATGATATTTATTCACCAAACAAG tgaATGCATAAAAATACAACCAACTGACATCCAGCCTGACATATTCAGCTATTTGTTGCACATTATGTACACGGGGAAAGGGCCAAAACAGATTGTGGACCATAGTCGTTTGGAGGAAGGGATTCGATTTCTTCACGCCGACTACCTTTCTCACATTGCAACTGAAATGAATCAAGTGTTCTCACCAGAGACTGTGCAGTCCTCAAATTTATATGGCATTCAGATCTCAACGACCCAAAAAACAGCTGTCAAACCAGGGCTGGAGGTCAAGGAAGCTCCTTCcaataacagtggaaacagagctGCTGTCCAGGGTGACCACCCCCAGTTGCAGCTCTCTCTTGCTATTGGGCTGGATGATGGCACTGCAGACCAGCAGAGGGCCCATCCTGCCTCCCAGGCCTTGGAGGAGCACCAGAAGCCCCCAGTGTCTATCAAGCAGGAGAGATGTGACCCAGAATCTGTGATCTCCCAGAGCCGCCCCTCACCTTCATCAGAGGTGACAGGCCCCACTTTCACCGAAAGCGGTATCAAAATACACTTATGCCATTACTGTGGGGAACGTTTTGATTCCCGTAGTAATCTAAGACAACATCTCCACACCCACGTGTCTGGATCCCTCCCATTTGGTGTCCCTGCTTCCATTCTGGAGAGTAATGACCTTGGTGAAGTGCATCCACTTAATGAAAATAGCGAGGCTCTTGACTGCCGCGGGCTCAGCTCCTTTATTGTCAAGGAGAATGAGCAGCAGCCTGACCTCTCAAACCGGGGTGCCACAGAGCCTTTGCAGATCAGTCAGGTGTCTTTGATCTCCAAAGACACCGAGCCAGTAGAATTaaactgtaatttttctttttcaaggaaaagaaaaatcagctgTACCATCTGTGGTCATAAGTTTCTCCGAAAGAGCCAATTGCTggagcacatgtacacacacaaag CAGTGTCTGCCAAATGTTGTCTTCCTAGTGTTGAGGTAAGTAGTCTCTACCAGGTAACATTTTGGATGTGTGATGCAAAAATGCATCAGTGGGTCCAGTTCTTATCAACCATAATCTGTGTTAATAAAAAAGTGGTGCCCTCATCAAGTGCTTCCCAGCTGCCATCTCTGGAAAGAAAGGTAGTATCTAGTACTTTCCTGGAAGTTTCTTGCTttgctcctttctctcttccttttttactATCCCTCCAGTAG
- the ZBTB25 gene encoding zinc finger and BTB domain-containing protein 25 isoform X3, with product MDTASHSLVLLQQLNMQREFGFLCDCTVAIGDVYFKAHRAVLAAFSNYFKMIFIHQTSECIKIQPTDIQPDIFSYLLHIMYTGKGPKQIVDHSRLEEGIRFLHADYLSHIATEMNQVFSPETVQSSNLYGIQISTTQKTAVKPGLEVKEAPSNNSGNRAAVQGDHPQLQLSLAIGLDDGTADQQRAHPASQALEEHQKPPVSIKQERCDPESVISQSRPSPSSEVTGPTFTESGIKIHLCHYCGERFDSRSNLRQHLHTHVSGSLPFGVPASILESNDLGEVHPLNENSEALDCRGLSSFIVKENEQQPDLSNRGATEPLQISQVSLISKDTEPVELNCNFSFSRKRKISCTICGHKFLRKSQLLEHMYTHKGEFLTL from the exons ATGGACACAGCTAGCCATAGCCTTGTCCTTCTGCAACAGCTGAACATGCAGcgagaatttggttttctgtgtgATTGCACCGTTGCTATTGGAGACGTCTACTTCAAAGCCCACAGAGCAGTGCTTGCTGCTTTTTCTAACTATTTCAAGATGATATTTATTCACCAAACAAG tgaATGCATAAAAATACAACCAACTGACATCCAGCCTGACATATTCAGCTATTTGTTGCACATTATGTACACGGGGAAAGGGCCAAAACAGATTGTGGACCATAGTCGTTTGGAGGAAGGGATTCGATTTCTTCACGCCGACTACCTTTCTCACATTGCAACTGAAATGAATCAAGTGTTCTCACCAGAGACTGTGCAGTCCTCAAATTTATATGGCATTCAGATCTCAACGACCCAAAAAACAGCTGTCAAACCAGGGCTGGAGGTCAAGGAAGCTCCTTCcaataacagtggaaacagagctGCTGTCCAGGGTGACCACCCCCAGTTGCAGCTCTCTCTTGCTATTGGGCTGGATGATGGCACTGCAGACCAGCAGAGGGCCCATCCTGCCTCCCAGGCCTTGGAGGAGCACCAGAAGCCCCCAGTGTCTATCAAGCAGGAGAGATGTGACCCAGAATCTGTGATCTCCCAGAGCCGCCCCTCACCTTCATCAGAGGTGACAGGCCCCACTTTCACCGAAAGCGGTATCAAAATACACTTATGCCATTACTGTGGGGAACGTTTTGATTCCCGTAGTAATCTAAGACAACATCTCCACACCCACGTGTCTGGATCCCTCCCATTTGGTGTCCCTGCTTCCATTCTGGAGAGTAATGACCTTGGTGAAGTGCATCCACTTAATGAAAATAGCGAGGCTCTTGACTGCCGCGGGCTCAGCTCCTTTATTGTCAAGGAGAATGAGCAGCAGCCTGACCTCTCAAACCGGGGTGCCACAGAGCCTTTGCAGATCAGTCAGGTGTCTTTGATCTCCAAAGACACCGAGCCAGTAGAATTaaactgtaatttttctttttcaaggaaaagaaaaatcagctgTACCATCTGTGGTCATAAGTTTCTCCGAAAGAGCCAATTGCTggagcacatgtacacacacaaag GTGAATTCTTGACGTTGTAA
- the ZBTB25 gene encoding zinc finger and BTB domain-containing protein 25 isoform X2, with product MDTASHSLVLLQQLNMQREFGFLCDCTVAIGDVYFKAHRAVLAAFSNYFKMIFIHQTSECIKIQPTDIQPDIFSYLLHIMYTGKGPKQIVDHSRLEEGIRFLHADYLSHIATEMNQVFSPETVQSSNLYGIQISTTQKTAVKPGLEVKEAPSNNSGNRAAVQGDHPQLQLSLAIGLDDGTADQQRAHPASQALEEHQKPPVSIKQERCDPESVISQSRPSPSSEVTGPTFTESGIKIHLCHYCGERFDSRSNLRQHLHTHVSGSLPFGVPASILESNDLGEVHPLNENSEALDCRGLSSFIVKENEQQPDLSNRGATEPLQISQVSLISKDTEPVELNCNFSFSRKRKISCTICGHKFLRKSQLLEHMYTHKGKSYRYNRCQRFGNALAQRFPPYCDSWSDIPLKSSRLSQEQLDSPCALESELTQENVDTILVE from the exons ATGGACACAGCTAGCCATAGCCTTGTCCTTCTGCAACAGCTGAACATGCAGcgagaatttggttttctgtgtgATTGCACCGTTGCTATTGGAGACGTCTACTTCAAAGCCCACAGAGCAGTGCTTGCTGCTTTTTCTAACTATTTCAAGATGATATTTATTCACCAAACAAG tgaATGCATAAAAATACAACCAACTGACATCCAGCCTGACATATTCAGCTATTTGTTGCACATTATGTACACGGGGAAAGGGCCAAAACAGATTGTGGACCATAGTCGTTTGGAGGAAGGGATTCGATTTCTTCACGCCGACTACCTTTCTCACATTGCAACTGAAATGAATCAAGTGTTCTCACCAGAGACTGTGCAGTCCTCAAATTTATATGGCATTCAGATCTCAACGACCCAAAAAACAGCTGTCAAACCAGGGCTGGAGGTCAAGGAAGCTCCTTCcaataacagtggaaacagagctGCTGTCCAGGGTGACCACCCCCAGTTGCAGCTCTCTCTTGCTATTGGGCTGGATGATGGCACTGCAGACCAGCAGAGGGCCCATCCTGCCTCCCAGGCCTTGGAGGAGCACCAGAAGCCCCCAGTGTCTATCAAGCAGGAGAGATGTGACCCAGAATCTGTGATCTCCCAGAGCCGCCCCTCACCTTCATCAGAGGTGACAGGCCCCACTTTCACCGAAAGCGGTATCAAAATACACTTATGCCATTACTGTGGGGAACGTTTTGATTCCCGTAGTAATCTAAGACAACATCTCCACACCCACGTGTCTGGATCCCTCCCATTTGGTGTCCCTGCTTCCATTCTGGAGAGTAATGACCTTGGTGAAGTGCATCCACTTAATGAAAATAGCGAGGCTCTTGACTGCCGCGGGCTCAGCTCCTTTATTGTCAAGGAGAATGAGCAGCAGCCTGACCTCTCAAACCGGGGTGCCACAGAGCCTTTGCAGATCAGTCAGGTGTCTTTGATCTCCAAAGACACCGAGCCAGTAGAATTaaactgtaatttttctttttcaaggaaaagaaaaatcagctgTACCATCTGTGGTCATAAGTTTCTCCGAAAGAGCCAATTGCTggagcacatgtacacacacaaaggTAAATCTTACAGGTATAACCGGTGCCAAAGGTTCGGTAATGCATTAGCCCAGAGATTTCCGCCATATTGTGACAGCTGGTCTGACATCCCCCTGAAGAGTTCTCGTTTGTCGCAAGAACAGTTAGATTCACCTTGTGCCTTAGAGTCAGAACTCACACAAGAAAATGTGGACACGATCCTGGTTGAGTAG